The following are encoded in a window of Candidatus Moraniibacteriota bacterium genomic DNA:
- a CDS encoding DsbA family protein, whose amino-acid sequence MSKGSKRKYYKTETVKPQEREKVETGTEDVKMKEQEKIETATEEEKDLFEDDFMKTSKNDKKSEKEQEDFFDEEDKENDEEMKNDDEAEKEIEEKDEESLNEEEKKGGETSDKMKTLISVLIIVGGLFAGSLFVDIAQLVTGKGISSQTLESTDIFSLNNKTWVSFEEPITKVSVLVDKDCEECDPSQALLFLRRYIPTMLASEVDVTSNEGKKLIEESKITALPAFVFDTSVAKTDFYLQAAQLFIPKEDKSSFSLDIAQLGVPVGKYLKLPEVGENDIVVGSGPVTIIEFSDFQCPYCQVLHTSMSKILKEYNGKVRLVYKHLPLDFHQQAQNAALASECANEQGKFLVYADYLFANQKDWGEIEGLAIFKRYAGTLKLNVADFNRCVDENQYTQKISSNMKEAQSFGINGTPGTFINDSFFNGAVEYEKLKATIEKELTSAGK is encoded by the coding sequence ATGTCGAAAGGATCGAAAAGAAAATACTATAAGACTGAAACGGTGAAACCACAGGAACGAGAAAAAGTTGAAACCGGGACAGAAGATGTGAAAATGAAAGAGCAAGAGAAAATTGAAACTGCAACAGAAGAAGAAAAAGATCTTTTTGAAGATGATTTTATGAAAACAAGTAAAAATGATAAGAAGTCAGAAAAAGAGCAGGAAGATTTTTTTGATGAAGAGGATAAAGAGAATGATGAAGAAATGAAAAATGACGATGAAGCCGAGAAGGAAATTGAAGAGAAAGACGAAGAGTCTCTTAACGAAGAAGAGAAAAAAGGTGGAGAAACTTCTGATAAAATGAAAACACTTATTTCCGTGTTAATTATCGTAGGAGGCCTTTTCGCAGGAAGTCTTTTTGTAGATATTGCTCAATTGGTTACAGGAAAAGGTATTTCAAGTCAGACTTTAGAATCTACTGATATATTTTCTTTAAACAATAAAACGTGGGTGAGTTTCGAAGAGCCTATAACAAAAGTCTCTGTTCTTGTGGATAAAGATTGTGAAGAATGTGATCCGAGTCAGGCACTTCTTTTCTTGAGACGCTATATTCCAACTATGCTTGCTAGTGAAGTAGATGTGACTTCAAATGAAGGAAAAAAACTCATTGAAGAGTCAAAAATTACCGCACTTCCTGCTTTCGTTTTTGATACTAGCGTGGCTAAGACCGATTTTTATTTGCAAGCGGCTCAGCTTTTTATTCCGAAAGAAGACAAATCTTCTTTCTCTCTTGATATCGCTCAATTAGGCGTTCCGGTTGGAAAATATTTGAAACTTCCTGAGGTTGGAGAAAATGATATCGTTGTTGGATCAGGTCCAGTTACTATTATTGAATTCTCAGATTTTCAATGTCCTTATTGCCAGGTGCTTCACACTTCGATGTCAAAAATCTTGAAAGAATATAACGGTAAAGTTCGACTTGTATATAAACATTTACCTCTCGACTTTCATCAGCAAGCTCAGAATGCTGCATTGGCATCAGAATGTGCTAATGAACAAGGAAAATTCTTAGTATATGCTGATTATCTTTTTGCTAATCAAAAGGATTGGGGAGAAATAGAAGGACTTGCTATTTTCAAAAGATATGCAGGTACTTTGAAATTGAATGTAGCAGATTTCAATCGATGTGTTGATGAAAATCAATATACACAAAAGATTTCTTCCAATATGAAGGAGGCGCAATCTTTTGGTATCAATGGAACTCCTGGTACTTTTATAAATGATTCTTTCTTTAATGGAGCAGTTGAATATGAAAAACTCAAAGCTACTATTGAAAAGGAACTTACTTCCGCAGGAAAATAA
- a CDS encoding D-alanyl-D-alanine carboxypeptidase produces MHRPTIITTLLFFIFSITLSTFFVWDVAHPFLLAIGKEEESEYNISVTSGNVLGAFIKDEEKKGLGYSSVSVEKLVAWEKITPSLKKNYSETAFPTAHASVILDVDSGTILHYSAGKERREIASLTKMMTALLVMENIKNLDDVVTITQEMRSVEGTVIGCPRSGYCIDTRLQVGEKITVRNLMKAMLMNSANDAATSLGIHIDGSVDAFALRMNARAKELGLWDSNFCTPSGLEIDGKDCYSSAYDIARIVAKVFSYEEIRKFMNLPSGLVISSLDGKYSHQLLNTNALLGEYSGLLGTKTGFTPKAGYSLMAVAEDATGKHKIVAVVLDDPYRWDTIKDMFSWAFISYEWK; encoded by the coding sequence ATGCATAGACCTACAATAATAACAACATTACTTTTTTTCATTTTTTCGATAACACTTTCGACTTTTTTTGTTTGGGATGTGGCTCATCCTTTTCTTCTCGCGATAGGGAAAGAAGAAGAATCTGAATACAATATATCGGTGACATCAGGTAATGTTTTAGGGGCATTTATAAAAGATGAAGAAAAAAAAGGATTGGGATATTCTTCTGTTTCTGTGGAAAAATTGGTGGCTTGGGAAAAAATTACGCCGAGTTTGAAAAAAAATTATTCAGAAACAGCGTTTCCTACTGCGCATGCTTCCGTTATTCTTGATGTGGATTCAGGAACAATTCTTCATTATTCTGCGGGCAAAGAACGGCGAGAAATTGCATCTCTTACGAAAATGATGACAGCACTTCTTGTTATGGAGAATATAAAAAACCTTGATGATGTTGTTACTATTACGCAAGAAATGCGTTCTGTCGAAGGGACTGTAATTGGATGTCCTCGATCTGGATATTGTATAGATACACGATTGCAAGTAGGAGAAAAAATAACAGTTCGCAATCTTATGAAAGCAATGCTTATGAATAGCGCAAACGATGCTGCTACTTCTCTAGGTATTCATATTGATGGAAGTGTGGATGCCTTTGCTCTCCGAATGAATGCACGCGCAAAAGAATTGGGTCTTTGGGATTCTAATTTTTGTACTCCGTCTGGTTTAGAAATTGATGGAAAAGATTGCTATTCAAGTGCTTATGATATAGCAAGAATTGTTGCAAAAGTTTTTAGTTATGAAGAAATTCGAAAATTTATGAACCTTCCTTCAGGACTTGTTATTTCTTCTCTGGATGGAAAATATTCTCATCAATTATTAAATACAAACGCTCTTTTGGGAGAGTATTCTGGACTTTTGGGAACGAAGACTGGTTTCACGCCTAAGGCTGGATATTCATTGATGGCGGTTGCTGAAGATGCTACAGGAAAACATAAAATTGTAGCCGTGGTTCTTGACGATCCTTATCGATGGGATACCATTAAAGATATGTTTTCTTGGGCTTTTATTTCTTATGAATGGAAATAA
- a CDS encoding GDP-mannose 4,6-dehydratase yields the protein MKVLITGGAGFIGSKVAQVLRDRGDDVVIIDNFNDYYEPKLKRDRLTSLLKGREYTLYEGDIRDEKLLEKIFSKEGIDKVVHLAAMAGVRNSLKNPLLYEDVNIKGTMLLLEMGRKYAVKNFVYASSSSVYGNNTKVPFSETDFVDHPISPYAATKKATELLAYTYSHLYGIPTTGLRYFTVYGPWGRPDMALFLFVKNIFEGLPIDVYNFGKMSRNFTYVDDIVSGTIVVLDANQKCEVMNIGGDKEETLLRFIETIELNIGKEAKKNMLPIQPGDVPQTVADISKLRSLGWSPTTRIEEGIKNFVLWYKEYYKV from the coding sequence ATGAAGGTACTTATTACTGGAGGAGCGGGATTTATTGGATCGAAGGTCGCGCAAGTTCTTCGAGACAGAGGTGACGATGTGGTTATTATTGATAATTTCAATGATTATTATGAACCAAAACTTAAAAGGGATCGTTTAACATCTCTTTTGAAAGGAAGGGAATATACTTTGTATGAAGGAGATATTCGGGATGAAAAACTTCTTGAAAAAATATTTTCTAAAGAAGGAATTGATAAGGTGGTGCATTTAGCTGCTATGGCGGGGGTGAGAAATTCTCTCAAGAATCCACTTCTCTATGAAGATGTTAATATAAAGGGAACAATGCTTCTTCTTGAAATGGGAAGAAAATATGCTGTGAAAAATTTTGTATACGCATCATCTTCTTCTGTGTATGGAAATAACACGAAAGTTCCTTTTTCAGAAACTGATTTTGTAGATCATCCTATATCTCCCTATGCTGCGACAAAAAAAGCAACAGAACTTTTGGCATATACCTATAGTCATTTATACGGAATTCCGACTACAGGACTTCGTTATTTTACTGTGTATGGACCATGGGGACGTCCAGATATGGCATTGTTCTTGTTTGTAAAAAATATTTTCGAAGGACTTCCCATCGATGTCTATAATTTCGGAAAAATGTCTCGCAATTTTACGTATGTCGATGATATTGTCTCGGGAACTATTGTTGTCTTGGATGCTAATCAAAAGTGTGAAGTTATGAATATTGGGGGAGATAAAGAAGAAACATTATTAAGATTTATAGAAACAATTGAATTAAATATAGGGAAGGAAGCTAAGAAAAATATGCTTCCTATACAGCCGGGGGACGTGCCTCAAACAGTTGCGGATATTTCAAAACTTCGTTCTCTTGGATGGTCTCCAACAACTCGAATCGAAGAGGGTATTAAAAATTTTGTATTGTGGTACAAAGAATATTATAAAGTTTGA
- a CDS encoding ribonuclease H-like domain-containing protein, whose amino-acid sequence MRKIILDIETKNTFRDVGSSDPRMLDISLLVAYDSHTDTYYSYLEDELTGLWRLLEAADIVIGYNSDHFDLPLLNKYYPGNISRIKSLDILKEIEKSIGKKVRLDSVADATLGKKKSGNGLEAIEWWKNGEIEKIRRYCEDDVRITKEIYEYALKNKHLKYRDIEGAHSFSVDTSLWEKKEETSVNFTLPF is encoded by the coding sequence ATGAGAAAAATTATCCTCGATATAGAAACCAAAAATACTTTCCGCGATGTGGGAAGTAGTGATCCAAGAATGCTCGACATTTCCCTTCTTGTTGCGTATGATTCTCATACTGATACCTACTATAGTTATCTTGAGGATGAACTTACAGGCCTCTGGCGACTTCTTGAGGCGGCTGATATCGTTATTGGCTATAACAGTGATCACTTTGATCTTCCCCTTCTGAATAAATATTATCCCGGAAATATTTCAAGGATAAAAAGCTTAGATATTCTCAAAGAGATAGAGAAGTCTATCGGAAAGAAAGTACGTCTTGATTCCGTGGCTGATGCAACATTAGGAAAGAAAAAAAGTGGTAATGGCCTTGAGGCTATAGAATGGTGGAAAAATGGCGAAATCGAAAAAATCCGACGCTACTGCGAAGATGATGTTCGCATCACCAAAGAAATTTATGAATACGCCTTAAAAAATAAACACCTTAAATATCGTGATATAGAAGGAGCTCATTCATTTTCTGTAGATACATCCCTCTGGGAAAAGAAAGAAGAGACTTCTGTAAACTTTACTCTTCCCTTCTAA
- the scpB gene encoding SMC-Scp complex subunit ScpB → MDEQNCNRLVSALESILFISGDPISKKKLMKLIDVTQEDLEEILENLEMRCSRAESGLSLIEKDDTLVLVTKAKNAPLVEKLMKKDVETPLSSSLLEVLSIVAYRAPVSRQEIEYIRGANCTFALRNLLVRGLIQKVDHPQNNRVFFYGPTSLFLESVGLTSLKQLPDYEELQKDPRLIRDGDGDA, encoded by the coding sequence ATGGATGAACAGAATTGCAATCGGTTGGTAAGTGCTTTAGAAAGTATTCTTTTTATTTCTGGAGATCCTATTTCTAAGAAAAAATTGATGAAATTAATCGATGTTACACAAGAGGATTTGGAAGAAATATTAGAGAATTTGGAAATGCGTTGTAGTCGTGCAGAAAGTGGTTTGTCCTTGATTGAAAAAGATGATACTCTGGTGTTGGTAACAAAAGCGAAGAATGCTCCTCTTGTAGAAAAATTAATGAAGAAAGATGTGGAGACACCTCTCTCATCTTCACTCTTGGAAGTTTTGTCTATAGTAGCATATCGAGCACCTGTTTCCAGACAAGAAATTGAGTATATTCGGGGGGCGAATTGTACATTTGCATTGAGAAATCTTTTGGTACGAGGTCTTATACAAAAAGTCGATCATCCCCAGAATAACCGAGTCTTTTTTTATGGACCCACATCGCTTTTTCTTGAGAGTGTCGGACTTACTTCACTTAAACAACTCCCGGATTATGAGGAGCTTCAGAAGGATCCTCGTTTAATTCGAGATGGAGATGGAGATGCATAG
- a CDS encoding glycosyltransferase, with protein sequence MNLFCIKLGKALSAVKNDGFFVALKRICVGVWAIIKPVGSGRILFISGGMGDSARYRTKNVAEFLKNNAIKACVTVQGRPFLSRYVHAFEVFVFHRVMYTPEIQNIVEQSKALGKTLIFETDDLVFDEEYLKHMDVLKNMNSLERKQYETGVGAELLKDSYVQIATTTTSFLAKKLQEKGKKVFIVPNMLSQKDLNWAHSILKKKKKNLKKDSFVYVGYFSGSKSHDKDFNSIAPVMIRILKKYPFVRLVIAGPLLLGDEFFPFSERIDRLPFASRKKHFENISQIDINIAPLEKGNPFCEGKSELKFFEAGIVNIPTIASSTQTFREAIEHKKDGFVAENEEEWEEYISDLVEDRKLRYHVGREAKKTALERYTTLSSSVARDYIHYFESM encoded by the coding sequence ATGAATCTTTTTTGTATAAAACTTGGAAAAGCTCTCTCTGCTGTGAAAAATGATGGTTTTTTCGTTGCTTTAAAAAGGATATGTGTGGGGGTATGGGCGATTATAAAACCTGTTGGATCTGGTCGAATATTGTTTATTTCTGGAGGAATGGGAGATAGTGCAAGGTATCGAACGAAAAATGTAGCAGAGTTTTTAAAAAATAATGCTATAAAGGCATGTGTAACGGTTCAAGGACGGCCTTTTCTTTCTCGATACGTGCATGCGTTTGAGGTGTTTGTATTTCATCGAGTGATGTATACACCAGAGATTCAGAATATAGTGGAGCAGAGTAAAGCACTAGGAAAGACGCTCATTTTTGAAACAGACGATCTTGTTTTTGATGAAGAATATCTTAAACATATGGATGTTTTAAAAAATATGAATAGTCTTGAAAGAAAACAATATGAAACAGGTGTTGGTGCGGAGCTTCTTAAAGATTCTTATGTCCAAATAGCTACAACAACAACAAGTTTTCTAGCCAAAAAACTTCAAGAGAAAGGAAAAAAAGTTTTTATCGTTCCTAATATGCTTTCTCAGAAAGACCTTAATTGGGCACATTCAATTTTAAAAAAGAAAAAGAAGAATTTGAAAAAGGATTCTTTTGTATATGTAGGATATTTTTCTGGATCCAAAAGCCATGATAAGGATTTTAATTCTATCGCTCCGGTAATGATTCGGATATTAAAAAAATATCCTTTTGTTCGTTTGGTTATCGCAGGACCTTTGCTTTTGGGTGATGAATTTTTTCCTTTTTCTGAAAGAATAGATCGACTTCCTTTTGCTTCTCGAAAAAAACATTTTGAAAATATATCCCAAATAGATATTAACATAGCTCCATTAGAAAAAGGGAATCCTTTCTGCGAAGGAAAATCTGAGTTAAAATTTTTTGAGGCAGGAATTGTGAATATTCCAACGATTGCAAGTTCTACACAAACATTTCGAGAGGCTATAGAACATAAAAAAGATGGATTCGTTGCTGAAAATGAAGAGGAATGGGAAGAATATATTTCAGATCTCGTCGAAGATAGAAAATTGCGTTATCATGTAGGGCGAGAAGCGAAAAAGACGGCACTTGAAAGATATACAACACTATCTTCCTCTGTGGCGAGAGATTATATTCATTATTTTGAGTCGATGTAA
- the mraY gene encoding phospho-N-acetylmuramoyl-pentapeptide-transferase, with product MEIAHISDIPEVVNVLKVLFTGVLAFIIAFIVTPFWAGFLYKKKIGIKIKKNSVQGETLTYVSALHKGKEGTPTMGGVIIWFSILILAFSSHYLFPWIALWWDSHFVARLDFLSRSQVWLPLFALVSGGLLGLLDDYMSVRGIGKNKGGGMRFLLRFYWLIAISGGGAWWFYEKLGWDEIHVPAVGDFTIGWWYIPLFMFIVLFCAISSNETDGLDGLNAGVLLMAFSAFSAIAYSQNRIDLAAFCAAVSGALLAFLWFNVYPARFFMGDTGAMSLGVALGTVAMLTNSAIVLLVIVFIYVLESGSVIVQLTSKKFFHRKVFLAAPLHHHFEAKGWPEPKVTMRAWIFTLLTAIIGVIIAIFGQG from the coding sequence ATGGAAATAGCGCATATATCAGATATTCCAGAAGTTGTTAATGTTCTGAAAGTTCTTTTCACAGGAGTTCTTGCTTTTATTATAGCTTTTATCGTTACTCCATTTTGGGCTGGTTTTTTGTATAAGAAAAAAATAGGGATAAAAATAAAAAAGAATTCTGTTCAAGGCGAGACTCTTACGTACGTAAGCGCTCTTCATAAAGGAAAAGAAGGAACGCCGACTATGGGAGGTGTTATTATTTGGTTTTCAATTCTCATTTTGGCTTTTTCTAGTCATTATTTATTTCCATGGATTGCTTTGTGGTGGGATTCTCATTTTGTAGCAAGATTGGATTTTTTGAGTCGATCTCAAGTCTGGTTGCCTCTTTTTGCGCTTGTTTCAGGGGGTCTTTTGGGTTTGCTGGATGATTATATGAGTGTTCGTGGCATTGGAAAAAATAAAGGAGGAGGAATGAGGTTCCTTCTTCGTTTTTATTGGCTTATCGCTATTTCTGGTGGAGGTGCTTGGTGGTTTTATGAAAAACTTGGGTGGGATGAAATACATGTTCCCGCAGTGGGGGATTTTACTATTGGTTGGTGGTATATTCCTTTATTTATGTTTATTGTTCTTTTTTGTGCTATATCATCCAATGAGACAGACGGACTTGATGGACTTAATGCGGGTGTTCTTCTTATGGCATTTAGTGCTTTTTCAGCAATCGCTTATTCGCAAAATAGAATAGATCTCGCAGCTTTTTGCGCCGCTGTATCGGGAGCGCTTTTGGCCTTTTTGTGGTTCAATGTGTATCCCGCGAGGTTTTTTATGGGAGATACTGGGGCAATGTCTTTGGGGGTTGCTTTGGGAACCGTTGCTATGCTAACGAATTCGGCCATTGTTCTTCTTGTTATTGTTTTTATTTATGTTTTAGAATCAGGAAGTGTGATCGTACAACTTACTTCCAAAAAATTCTTTCACAGAAAAGTTTTTCTTGCTGCACCTCTCCATCATCACTTTGAAGCAAAAGGTTGGCCAGAGCCGAAAGTTACTATGCGTGCCTGGATTTTTACCTTACTTACAGCAATTATCGGGGTAATAATAGCTATTTTCGGTCAGGGCTAA